A portion of the Streptomyces erythrochromogenes genome contains these proteins:
- a CDS encoding RDD family protein: MDNRQAIGSWLSGPKAAAEEMGVDFGYPGQRLGLPQQGPGSVARFGRRIGAVALDWIGCQLIAYGLITGGNLGAAGNWTLGLFVALTVLTVGTVGFTPGKRVLGLRVVAEDGGRLGFVRVVVRTLLLALVIPALIWDRDGRGLHDRLARAVQVRI; encoded by the coding sequence GTGGACAACAGACAGGCAATCGGATCCTGGCTCTCCGGCCCCAAGGCGGCCGCCGAGGAGATGGGCGTCGACTTCGGCTATCCGGGGCAGCGCCTCGGCCTGCCCCAGCAGGGCCCCGGCTCGGTGGCGCGCTTCGGGCGCCGGATCGGGGCCGTCGCCCTCGACTGGATCGGCTGCCAGCTCATCGCGTACGGGCTGATCACCGGCGGAAACCTGGGCGCCGCGGGCAACTGGACCCTCGGGCTCTTCGTGGCCCTGACCGTCCTGACGGTCGGCACCGTGGGCTTCACACCCGGCAAGCGGGTCCTGGGCCTGCGCGTGGTCGCGGAGGACGGCGGCCGCCTCGGCTTCGTCCGCGTGGTCGTGCGCACGCTGCTGCTGGCCCTGGTCATCCCGGCGCTGATCTGGGACCGCGACGGCCGCGGCCTCCACGACCGCCTCGCGCGCGCCGTCCAGGTCCGCATCTAG
- the glnA gene encoding type I glutamate--ammonia ligase, whose product MFQNADEVKQYIEENDVKFVDVRFCDLPGVMQHFTIPARAFDPAEELAFDGSSIRGFQAIHESDMALRADITTARLDPFRRDKTLNINFFIHDPITGEAYSRDPRNIAKKAEAYLASTGIADTAFFGPEAEFYIFDSVRFATTANEGFYHIDSEAGAWNTGSEENNRGYKVRYKGGYFPVAPVDHFADLRAEISLELDAQGLQVERQHHEVGTGGQAEINYKFNTLLAAADDLMLFKYIVKNVAWKNGKTATFMPKPIFGDNGSGMHVHQSLWAGGEPLFYDEAGYAGLSDTARYYIGGILKHAPSLLAFTNPTVNSYHRLVPGFEAPVNMVYSQRNRSAAMRIPITGSNPKAKRVEFRAPDPSSNPYLAFSALLLAGLDGIKNKIEPMEPIDKDLYELSPDEHASVPQVPTSLEDVLKALEEDHEYLLAGGVFTPDLIETWIDYKRTHEIAPIAQRPHPHEFELYFDL is encoded by the coding sequence ATGTTCCAGAACGCCGACGAAGTCAAGCAGTACATCGAGGAGAACGACGTCAAGTTCGTCGACGTCCGCTTCTGCGACCTGCCTGGTGTGATGCAGCACTTCACGATCCCGGCGCGGGCATTCGACCCGGCGGAGGAGCTCGCCTTCGACGGATCCTCGATCCGCGGCTTCCAGGCGATCCACGAGTCCGACATGGCCCTGCGCGCCGACATCACCACCGCGCGCCTGGACCCCTTCCGTCGCGACAAGACTCTGAACATCAACTTCTTCATCCACGACCCGATCACGGGTGAGGCCTACAGCCGCGACCCGCGCAACATCGCGAAGAAGGCCGAGGCGTACCTCGCCTCCACCGGCATCGCCGACACCGCGTTCTTCGGTCCCGAGGCCGAGTTCTACATCTTCGACAGCGTGCGCTTCGCGACCACCGCGAACGAGGGCTTCTACCACATCGACTCCGAGGCCGGCGCCTGGAACACCGGTTCCGAGGAGAACAACCGCGGCTACAAGGTCCGCTACAAGGGCGGCTACTTCCCGGTCGCCCCGGTCGACCACTTCGCGGACCTGCGCGCCGAGATCTCCCTGGAGCTGGACGCCCAGGGCCTCCAGGTCGAGCGCCAGCACCACGAGGTCGGCACCGGTGGCCAGGCCGAGATCAACTACAAGTTCAACACGCTGCTGGCCGCGGCCGACGACCTGATGCTCTTCAAGTACATCGTGAAGAACGTCGCCTGGAAGAACGGCAAGACCGCGACCTTCATGCCGAAGCCGATCTTCGGCGACAACGGCTCGGGCATGCACGTCCACCAGTCGCTGTGGGCCGGCGGCGAGCCGCTCTTCTACGACGAGGCCGGCTACGCGGGCCTGTCGGACACCGCCCGCTACTACATCGGCGGCATCCTCAAGCACGCCCCGTCGCTGCTCGCCTTCACCAACCCGACGGTGAACTCCTACCACCGCCTGGTGCCGGGCTTCGAGGCGCCGGTCAACATGGTGTACTCGCAGCGCAACCGCTCCGCCGCCATGCGCATCCCGATCACGGGCTCGAACCCGAAGGCCAAGCGCGTCGAGTTCCGCGCGCCGGACCCGTCCTCGAACCCGTACCTGGCCTTCTCGGCCCTGCTCCTCGCGGGCCTCGACGGCATCAAGAACAAGATCGAGCCGATGGAGCCGATCGACAAGGACCTCTACGAGCTCTCCCCTGACGAGCACGCTAGCGTCCCGCAGGTCCCGACCAGCCTCGAGGACGTCCTCAAGGCCCTGGAGGAGGACCACGAGTACCTCCTGGCCGGCGGTGTCTTCACCCCCGACCTGATCGAGACCTGGATCGACTACAAGCGCACGCACGAGATCGCCCCGATCGCGCAGCGTCCGCACCCGCACGAGTTCGAGCTGTACTTCGACCTCTAA